A stretch of the Campylobacter sp. 19-13652 genome encodes the following:
- the polA gene encoding DNA polymerase I has protein sequence MKTLTVIDTFGFFFRLYYAMPNLRTRSGLPSGMVSGFASFILSLADEFKSDYLIFALDSKGQTKRHEMLGEYKANRSAPPPELKAQLGVCIDMIEKMGLVGISREGFEADDIIASVVKQCENEDIFVRIVTHDKDLYQLIKDGKSAIYSPQSKTLYDEAACAEKYGVAPHQIRDFLALTGDSSDNVPGVKGIGAKGAKKLLDEFGDLESIYQNIAFISNARTQAMLAEGKESAMLSKRLVTLFDDADVGDIKKATFPSTNPLIKIPQILQEYELNKILKQLRASSDDMASSANLGFEAITLDTKEKLENALSGITNETIVAFDTETTDIDSRSASIVGFSFSFNSERAYYVPIAHSYLGVGAQVDKQLASWAVEQIYKAHVVGHNLKYDFEIVQNNLGLIPPKNYTDTMLLAWLERPGESVGMDALALRLFSYETVKFESIVSKKQTFADVEIAQASKYAAEDAWITLRFYEYFMKNLPAELLDEAHSVEMPFVCVLLYMQRLGIGLDRIVMRGLIEQNAQILKELSAKIYELAGEQFNINSTKQLGEVLFERLGLSAKKKTKTGYSTDESVLASLVNEHPIISELLSYREVYKLQSTYCEPLLALALKDSEHRIYTSFVQTGTATGRLSSKNPNLQNIPARGERAKAVREAFVPRRGYSFVGLDYSQIELRLLAHFSGDPALIRAFNEGQDIHSHTAMTIFGDSNSEHRAVAKSINFGLIYGMGSTKLADQLGIERKAAKEYIERYFAAFASIKSYLESIKTEARELGYVTTLLNRRRYFDFERATPMQLAMYEREAVNTRFQGSAADIIKLAMIRIYNELLDDSTRMLLQIHDELIFEVADERAQEFASAAQEIMSGVVRLNVPLLTSLSIAKNWGELK, from the coding sequence ATGAAAACACTCACAGTAATTGATACGTTTGGATTTTTCTTTAGACTTTATTATGCTATGCCAAATTTAAGAACTCGCTCAGGGCTTCCTAGCGGCATGGTAAGCGGCTTTGCTAGCTTTATTTTAAGCCTAGCAGATGAGTTTAAGAGCGATTATTTAATCTTTGCGCTTGATAGCAAAGGACAGACCAAACGCCACGAAATGCTAGGCGAATATAAAGCAAACCGCTCCGCTCCACCCCCGGAGCTAAAAGCCCAGCTAGGTGTGTGTATAGATATGATAGAAAAAATGGGGCTAGTGGGGATAAGCCGCGAGGGATTTGAAGCTGATGATATAATAGCCAGCGTCGTAAAACAGTGTGAGAATGAGGATATTTTTGTGCGTATCGTTACGCATGATAAGGATCTTTACCAACTGATTAAAGATGGTAAAAGCGCCATTTATAGTCCGCAGAGCAAAACTCTCTATGACGAGGCAGCTTGCGCCGAAAAATACGGTGTCGCACCACATCAAATTCGTGATTTTCTAGCTCTTACAGGGGATAGTTCCGATAACGTACCTGGCGTTAAAGGTATCGGAGCAAAGGGGGCAAAAAAGCTGCTTGATGAGTTTGGAGATTTGGAGAGTATTTATCAAAATATAGCCTTTATCTCAAACGCCAGAACACAGGCTATGCTAGCTGAAGGCAAAGAGAGCGCAATGCTATCTAAGCGGCTTGTTACGCTTTTTGATGATGCAGACGTTGGGGATATTAAAAAGGCTACTTTCCCATCAACAAACCCCTTGATTAAAATTCCTCAAATCCTGCAAGAATATGAGCTAAATAAAATCCTAAAACAGCTTCGTGCTAGTAGCGATGACATGGCAAGTTCTGCAAACCTCGGCTTTGAAGCCATCACGCTAGATACGAAAGAAAAGCTTGAAAACGCACTTAGCGGCATAACAAACGAGACGATAGTTGCCTTTGACACGGAGACAACAGACATCGATAGCAGGAGTGCGAGCATTGTTGGATTTAGCTTTAGTTTTAATAGCGAGCGAGCCTATTACGTGCCTATCGCGCATAGCTATTTGGGAGTGGGTGCGCAGGTTGATAAGCAGCTTGCAAGCTGGGCTGTAGAGCAAATTTATAAAGCGCATGTCGTGGGGCATAACCTAAAATACGACTTTGAAATCGTGCAAAATAACCTAGGCTTAATCCCACCTAAAAACTACACAGACACCATGCTTTTAGCCTGGCTAGAACGTCCAGGAGAGAGCGTAGGGATGGATGCTTTAGCACTTCGGCTTTTTAGCTACGAGACAGTGAAATTTGAAAGTATCGTCTCAAAAAAACAGACTTTTGCAGATGTGGAGATAGCGCAAGCTAGCAAATACGCAGCAGAGGATGCTTGGATTACGCTTAGATTTTATGAGTATTTTATGAAAAACCTACCCGCTGAGCTGCTTGATGAGGCGCACAGTGTGGAGATGCCCTTTGTTTGCGTACTACTTTACATGCAGCGCCTTGGAATTGGGCTTGATCGCATAGTTATGCGTGGGCTAATAGAGCAAAATGCGCAAATATTAAAAGAGCTAAGCGCAAAAATTTATGAGCTGGCTGGAGAGCAGTTTAATATAAACTCCACAAAGCAGCTTGGCGAGGTGCTTTTTGAGCGGCTTGGACTAAGCGCGAAAAAAAAGACAAAAACAGGCTACAGCACGGACGAGAGCGTGCTGGCTTCGCTGGTAAATGAGCATCCTATCATCAGCGAGCTTTTAAGCTACCGCGAGGTATACAAGCTGCAAAGCACCTACTGCGAGCCGCTTTTAGCTCTTGCTTTAAAAGATAGCGAGCATAGAATTTATACAAGCTTTGTCCAAACTGGCACCGCCACAGGCAGGCTAAGCAGCAAAAACCCAAACCTGCAAAATATCCCAGCTCGTGGCGAGAGAGCAAAGGCGGTAAGAGAGGCTTTTGTGCCTAGGCGTGGGTATAGCTTTGTTGGGCTTGATTACTCCCAGATTGAGCTTAGGCTGCTTGCGCATTTTAGCGGCGATCCTGCGCTTATAAGGGCGTTTAATGAAGGGCAGGATATACACTCTCACACGGCGATGACGATTTTTGGCGATAGCAATAGCGAGCATAGAGCCGTGGCAAAGAGCATAAATTTTGGGCTTATTTACGGCATGGGCTCAACTAAGCTAGCCGATCAACTAGGCATCGAGAGAAAGGCAGCAAAGGAGTATATAGAGCGTTATTTTGCGGCATTTGCGAGCATTAAAAGCTATCTTGAGAGCATAAAAACCGAGGCTAGAGAGCTGGGCTATGTAACGACGCTACTAAATAGACGGCGATATTTTGACTTTGAGCGTGCTACGCCTATGCAGTTAGCGATGTATGAGCGAGAAGCGGTAAATACACGCTTTCAAGGCTCAGCGGCGGATATTATAAAGCTGGCGATGATTAGAATTTATAACGAGCTTTTAGACGATAGCACACGTATGCTGTTGCAAATCCACGATGAGCTTATTTTTGAGGTGGCTGATGAGAGGGCACAGGAGTTTGCCAGTGCAGCGCAGGAGATTATGAGTGGCGTCGTGCGGCTAAATGTGCCACTTTTAACTTCGCTTAGCATAGCTAAAAACTGGGGCGAGCTAAAGTGA
- a CDS encoding glycosyltransferase, which produces MYNPVDLKIPLNLAQKENIVLFPSRLDKNKRLDFLICAFSLLDDELKRSYKIVVCGDGEERASGERLAKSLGINLQVLGFVKDIQNYYAKAKVVAMSSRSEGFGNVLVEAIPFDCARISTKAIAGPAELIKDGWDGFLSEIDDVNEFSQKLGLLLRDDGLRAEFCKNARARLAEFDPKHIAQKWVDLANRALKI; this is translated from the coding sequence ATGTATAATCCAGTGGATTTAAAAATCCCTTTAAATTTGGCGCAAAAAGAAAATATCGTGCTATTTCCGAGCCGCCTTGATAAAAATAAGCGGCTTGATTTTCTGATTTGCGCCTTTAGCCTGCTAGATGATGAGCTAAAGCGCAGCTATAAAATCGTAGTCTGCGGCGACGGAGAGGAAAGGGCTAGCGGTGAAAGGCTAGCTAAAAGCCTAGGAATAAACCTGCAAGTGCTTGGCTTTGTTAAAGATATACAAAACTACTACGCAAAAGCTAAAGTGGTGGCGATGAGCTCAAGAAGCGAAGGCTTTGGCAACGTTTTGGTTGAGGCCATACCTTTTGACTGCGCTAGAATATCAACTAAGGCTATCGCTGGACCAGCAGAGCTAATTAAGGACGGCTGGGACGGCTTTTTGAGCGAGATTGACGATGTGAATGAATTTAGCCAAAAGCTTGGCTTGCTTTTAAGAGATGATGGGCTAAGGGCGGAGTTTTGTAAAAATGCTAGGGCTAGGCTAGCTGAGTTTGACCCTAAGCACATAGCCCAAAAATGGGTAGATTTAGCTAATAGAGCTTTAAAAATTTAA
- a CDS encoding methyltransferase regulatory domain-containing protein: MPKFFQNAILSVISNHLNPNGVAYISYNVYPGWKVKDIIRKIMLKAWEKSQNMEFVREALKIYYKFITYTEQMDQYSYDLRAYASLKLHIEMVLEMPDYYLTHEFLESFNESLYFDDFVSMLDSSELAYLGEYNFSDIVAFDLGFNEADKFIKENFDSHIESEFWMDMFLGRIFRQSIVTHKSTKASLGSDEIGASALAKLHLMASFIKKDDAYFTKAGKRMNEQYNWLYEVFNKMYPASISLAELVRVVQGEVRLSAYAGMVQVLGLTGLGSTVSVKKYEKITYKPKFSRLKPAILPYLSYFANTKEPVIGFADEFGQNHPIVPAEAFVAMKFDGINSKADIAKYLKKQIKAGKFRLDARTGADARKKDDELIKIYIDDLENLLTQMHFFEYFSPS, translated from the coding sequence GTGCCAAAGTTTTTCCAAAACGCCATACTTTCTGTAATCTCAAATCACCTAAACCCAAACGGCGTCGCCTACATCTCATACAACGTCTATCCAGGCTGGAAAGTCAAAGACATAATAAGAAAAATAATGCTAAAAGCGTGGGAGAAAAGCCAAAATATGGAGTTTGTGCGGGAGGCTTTGAAAATTTATTATAAATTTATTACTTATACTGAACAAATGGATCAATATAGTTACGATCTGCGTGCATATGCCAGCTTAAAGCTTCATATAGAGATGGTTTTAGAAATGCCTGATTATTATCTTACGCACGAATTTTTAGAGAGCTTTAACGAGTCTTTATACTTTGATGATTTTGTCTCTATGCTAGATAGTAGCGAGTTGGCTTATTTGGGTGAATATAATTTTAGTGATATAGTCGCATTTGATTTAGGTTTTAATGAAGCTGATAAATTTATCAAAGAAAACTTTGATAGTCACATTGAATCTGAGTTTTGGATGGATATGTTTTTAGGCAGAATTTTTAGGCAGAGCATAGTAACTCATAAAAGCACAAAAGCAAGTCTAGGCAGTGATGAAATAGGCGCTTCTGCGCTAGCAAAGCTTCATCTAATGGCTAGTTTTATTAAAAAAGATGACGCATATTTTACTAAAGCTGGAAAACGTATGAACGAGCAATACAACTGGCTTTATGAAGTGTTTAATAAAATGTATCCAGCCAGCATAAGCTTAGCCGAGCTTGTTAGAGTCGTGCAGGGCGAGGTTAGACTTAGCGCATATGCTGGCATGGTACAGGTTTTGGGTTTGACTGGGCTTGGGTCTACGGTGAGCGTGAAAAAATATGAAAAGATAACTTATAAGCCTAAATTTAGTCGCCTAAAGCCAGCTATTTTGCCATATCTTAGCTATTTTGCAAATACGAAAGAGCCAGTTATTGGCTTTGCTGATGAGTTTGGGCAAAATCATCCTATCGTCCCAGCCGAAGCTTTCGTGGCTATGAAATTTGACGGCATAAATAGCAAAGCAGACATAGCAAAATACCTAAAAAAGCAGATAAAAGCTGGCAAGTTTAGATTAGACGCACGCACGGGAGCGGACGCACGCAAAAAAGACGATGAGTTGATTAAAATTTACATAGATGATTTAGAAAATTTATTAACTCAGATGCACTTTTTTGAGTATTTTAGCCCCTCCTAA
- a CDS encoding 23S rRNA (pseudouridine(1915)-N(3))-methyltransferase RlmH, producing the protein MQIVVHSIQKGASEYENELASYAKMSARYAKISECVIFNDRIAKAQSQSRQSALKSYDEVYLPKLSKGFNIALDERGKMLSSEEFAALLDAKQSIGFFIGGAYGLSDGFKNSCDVTLSLSALTMAHKIAKLVLFEQIYRALAINAGHPYHK; encoded by the coding sequence ATGCAAATCGTAGTGCATAGCATACAAAAAGGCGCTAGCGAGTATGAAAACGAGCTAGCCTCGTATGCGAAAATGTCGGCAAGATATGCAAAAATAAGCGAGTGTGTCATATTTAATGACCGCATAGCAAAAGCACAAAGCCAAAGCAGACAAAGCGCACTAAAAAGCTATGACGAAGTCTACCTGCCAAAGCTTAGCAAAGGCTTTAATATAGCCCTTGATGAGCGTGGGAAAATGCTTAGCAGTGAGGAATTTGCCGCTCTTTTAGATGCAAAGCAGAGCATAGGTTTTTTTATAGGTGGGGCTTATGGGCTTAGTGATGGGTTTAAAAATAGCTGCGATGTGACCTTGTCGCTTAGTGCACTAACTATGGCCCACAAGATCGCAAAGCTCGTGCTTTTTGAGCAAATTTATCGTGCTTTGGCTATAAATGCTGGGCATCCATATCACAAATAG
- the dksA gene encoding RNA polymerase-binding protein DksA, producing the protein MNEKDLQKFKNILEQRRAQIEYNLGEVQNESAGLRDSGATDEIDIANINTDQLIEQSISNQQKYELAEIDRALSKIFNKTYGICEMCEEEIDMARLKVKPHARYCILCREIVEKTTKF; encoded by the coding sequence ATGAACGAAAAAGATCTGCAAAAATTTAAAAACATACTAGAACAAAGGCGCGCTCAAATCGAGTATAATCTAGGCGAGGTGCAAAATGAAAGTGCTGGATTAAGGGACAGCGGCGCGACAGATGAGATTGACATAGCAAATATCAACACAGATCAGCTCATAGAGCAGTCTATCTCAAACCAGCAAAAGTACGAATTGGCCGAGATTGACCGTGCTTTGAGTAAAATTTTTAATAAAACATACGGAATATGCGAGATGTGTGAGGAGGAGATAGATATGGCTAGACTTAAGGTAAAACCTCATGCTAGATACTGCATACTATGCCGTGAGATAGTTGAAAAGACAACCAAATTTTAG
- a CDS encoding SMR family transporter, with the protein MNAWVLLGISVVMEVVATTLLKLSEGFSRPLYAICSMLIYLVLFYLLSIVFKSIPVGIAYAIWSGLGIVLISLIGYFFLAQKLDMPALIGIALIIAGVVVINLFSKTASH; encoded by the coding sequence ATAAATGCTTGGGTGCTTCTTGGAATTTCGGTGGTCATGGAGGTCGTGGCGACTACACTTTTAAAGCTTAGTGAGGGCTTTAGCAGGCCTCTTTATGCGATCTGTAGCATGCTTATATATCTTGTGTTATTTTATCTGCTTAGTATTGTTTTTAAAAGTATTCCAGTCGGTATAGCGTACGCTATATGGAGTGGGCTTGGGATAGTTTTGATATCTTTGATTGGATATTTTTTCCTAGCCCAAAAGCTAGATATGCCAGCCTTAATCGGCATAGCTTTAATTATTGCTGGTGTGGTTGTGATAAATCTTTTCTCAAAGACTGCTAGCCATTAA
- a CDS encoding glutamate--tRNA ligase family protein has translation MQIISRLAPTPSGYLHAGNALNFILTAAITKALNGVLHLRIDDYDLLRYRREYVQNIFDTLKWLDINWDYGSRSVDEFERHFSSRFRQERYKNAIKELDKKGLVYACACSKTKPGAYDENGRYTGLCKSLQKSGNGDKALRIKANNERLNINELFLLVKEPSLKLPKWAWDFVLLKKDSSASYNLASVIDDASLGVNLLVRGLDLRECSYQQSFLSSCLGLSFQDSLFIYHDLLLQDDGKKLSKSSSATALNLNQSPATLYLQASKILGIRECDSLDGMVRGLKVEGFLKPNSFKFGLF, from the coding sequence ATGCAAATCATCTCCCGCCTAGCCCCAACACCCAGCGGCTACTTACATGCTGGTAATGCTTTAAATTTCATTCTCACAGCTGCTATTACTAAAGCTTTAAATGGAGTATTACATCTTCGCATTGATGATTATGACCTTTTAAGATACCGCAGAGAATATGTGCAAAATATCTTTGATACTCTTAAATGGCTTGATATAAACTGGGATTATGGATCTAGGAGCGTAGATGAGTTTGAAAGACATTTTAGCTCACGCTTTAGACAAGAAAGATATAAAAACGCTATAAAAGAGCTAGATAAAAAAGGCTTAGTGTATGCGTGCGCTTGCTCTAAAACTAAGCCTGGAGCATATGATGAGAATGGAAGGTATACTGGACTTTGTAAAAGCTTACAAAAAAGCGGTAATGGCGATAAGGCCTTAAGGATAAAAGCAAACAATGAAAGGCTAAATATAAATGAGCTATTTTTATTGGTTAAAGAGCCTAGTTTAAAACTACCAAAATGGGCATGGGATTTTGTCTTACTTAAAAAAGATAGCTCAGCTAGTTATAATCTAGCAAGCGTTATTGATGATGCTAGTCTTGGGGTAAATCTACTCGTGCGAGGACTTGACTTAAGAGAGTGTAGTTATCAGCAGAGCTTTCTTAGTTCTTGCTTAGGGCTTAGTTTTCAAGATAGCCTTTTTATCTATCATGACCTGCTTTTACAAGATGATGGTAAAAAGCTAAGTAAAAGCTCATCTGCTACTGCATTAAATTTAAACCAAAGCCCAGCCACACTATACCTACAAGCTAGCAAGATACTTGGTATAAGAGAGTGTGATAGTTTGGATGGGATGGTGAGGGGGTTAAAGGTGGAGGGGTTTTTAAAGCCAAATTCTTTTAAATTTGGCTTATTTTAA
- a CDS encoding ABC-F family ATP-binding cassette domain-containing protein, translating to MVEIRNLTQRFASSLLFEDVSLKLNRGNRYGLIGANGAGKSTFLKILSGEIEPSSGEIAVENGLKIGVLGQDQFAFESFSIKDAVLYGNKRLYDAVKEKEKLYMSEEFTDAINERLSELELITAEEDPSYEYELRIEKILSSLGITDFDAAMSELETSDKFKVLLAQVLFPRPDVLFLDEPTNNLDIDAIAWLENELNRHEGTLVVISHDRHFLNRVCTHILDVDFKKIREFSGNYDDWYMAANLIARQAEMERDKKLKEKEELEKFIARFSANASKARQATSRAKQLEKLNIAEIATSSRRDPSILFRLNREIGNELIELKNISKSYNEKVIFKDFSFKLEKGDKLAVIGHNGVGKSTLAKIIMGEVAPDSGSVHVGATIELGYFAQDTTNKLSGELKLYEYLQDAKNKDIDEIRKCLGRMLFSGAEQEKAVGALSGGEKHRVRLAQLMLHRPNLLVMDEPNNHLDLEAIIALGEAFYSFAGSVICISHDRELIDAFANRILHLKGNGEIVDFRGSYEEYRASLGLE from the coding sequence ATGGTAGAGATAAGAAATTTAACGCAAAGATTTGCTTCTAGCCTGCTTTTTGAAGACGTGAGCCTAAAGCTAAATCGTGGCAACCGCTACGGATTAATCGGCGCAAATGGCGCTGGCAAATCGACATTTTTAAAAATCCTAAGCGGCGAAATCGAGCCAAGCAGCGGCGAGATAGCGGTAGAAAATGGGCTAAAAATCGGCGTGCTAGGACAGGATCAGTTTGCCTTTGAAAGCTTTAGCATAAAAGACGCCGTGCTTTATGGCAACAAACGCCTATACGACGCCGTTAAAGAAAAAGAAAAGCTCTATATGAGTGAGGAATTTACCGACGCCATTAATGAGCGCCTAAGCGAGCTTGAGCTAATCACGGCTGAAGAAGACCCAAGCTACGAGTATGAGCTAAGAATTGAAAAAATCCTCTCAAGCCTTGGCATTACGGACTTTGACGCAGCTATGAGCGAGCTTGAAACTTCGGATAAATTTAAAGTCCTGCTAGCTCAGGTGCTTTTCCCGCGCCCAGACGTGCTTTTCCTAGACGAGCCGACAAACAACCTAGACATCGACGCCATCGCCTGGCTAGAAAACGAGCTAAACCGCCACGAAGGCACGCTAGTAGTAATCAGCCACGACCGCCACTTTTTAAACCGAGTTTGCACGCACATACTGGACGTGGATTTTAAGAAAATCCGAGAGTTTAGCGGCAATTATGACGACTGGTATATGGCGGCAAATTTAATCGCCCGCCAAGCCGAAATGGAGCGAGATAAAAAGCTAAAAGAAAAAGAGGAGCTTGAGAAATTTATCGCGCGCTTTTCGGCAAACGCAAGCAAAGCCCGCCAGGCTACAAGCCGTGCAAAGCAGCTTGAAAAGCTAAATATCGCCGAGATCGCCACTTCAAGCAGGAGGGATCCGAGCATTCTGTTTCGGCTAAATCGTGAGATAGGAAACGAGCTAATTGAGCTAAAAAACATCAGCAAAAGCTACAATGAAAAGGTGATTTTTAAAGACTTTAGCTTTAAGCTAGAAAAGGGCGACAAGCTAGCCGTCATCGGACACAACGGCGTTGGCAAAAGCACGCTAGCTAAAATCATAATGGGCGAAGTCGCCCCAGATAGCGGCAGCGTGCACGTGGGGGCGACTATTGAGCTTGGATATTTTGCGCAGGATACGACGAATAAACTCTCAGGCGAGCTTAAGCTTTATGAATACCTGCAGGATGCTAAAAACAAAGACATAGATGAAATTCGCAAGTGCCTTGGCAGGATGCTTTTTAGCGGTGCGGAGCAGGAAAAGGCAGTGGGGGCGCTAAGTGGGGGCGAAAAGCACCGAGTCCGTCTAGCCCAGCTAATGCTACACCGCCCAAATCTGCTTGTGATGGACGAGCCAAACAACCACCTAGATCTTGAAGCCATCATCGCCCTGGGCGAGGCGTTTTACAGCTTTGCTGGCTCAGTCATTTGCATTAGCCACGACAGAGAGCTAATTGACGCCTTTGCAAACCGCATTTTGCACCTTAAAGGGAACGGCGAGATTGTCGATTTTAGGGGAAGCTATGAGGAGTATAGGGCGAGCCTAGGGCTTGAGTAA
- a CDS encoding glycosyltransferase family 9 protein — protein sequence MRVFIELPTWLGDAVMASGGLNLLLASLGGDIPFARWQDSADKMGDASVASSHSATLEATLSPAGNYPAQSEVGLNLIYTNQSQQAATPSRCDTSTHHVPQSERVQNGANLNLTPQQNASQAPRQSKPSQLSFVLFGSAVASELYAPLPGCELALSDTSRHARFRLASLVRTYRSLGEFDAAFSFRSSLASRVALRFLRTKHRFSFRRDKSSTAHQAQRYFDFIKASLLSLQKRGFLNLNQAFFGDEAELKNASQPAINQGAKNSHIFLGTPQMSQPEPKKATSQTSKPQQANSGQALNLINHAQPESQLNLKAARQASQLNLTHPQLFLPFAPHKFARPTLGINAGASYGSAKRWLPERFASVAAELAGQFEIVIFGGKAESEICGEIERLLAQNGVAAKNLAGKTSIAKLCSLIAGLGLFITNDSGPMHIAAAYKVPTIAIFGSTKDDETSPFDNPNARIVKLNPPLKCMPCMKRACPLKTHECMDKVTAQMVLDEARRLLKISQI from the coding sequence GTGAGAGTTTTTATCGAGCTGCCGACCTGGCTTGGGGATGCGGTGATGGCTAGCGGGGGCTTAAATCTGCTGCTAGCTAGCCTTGGGGGCGATATACCTTTTGCCAGATGGCAAGATAGTGCGGATAAAATGGGTGATGCGAGCGTTGCGTCTAGCCACTCTGCTACGCTAGAAGCGACTTTAAGCCCGGCTGGAAACTATCCAGCCCAAAGCGAAGTCGGCTTAAATTTAATCTACACAAACCAAAGCCAGCAGGCTGCTACGCCCAGCCGCTGCGATACTAGCACGCACCACGTACCACAGAGCGAGCGAGTCCAAAATGGGGCTAATTTAAATTTAACGCCCCAGCAAAATGCCAGCCAAGCCCCACGTCAATCAAAGCCCAGCCAGCTTAGCTTTGTGCTTTTTGGCTCAGCCGTAGCAAGCGAGCTATACGCCCCACTGCCAGGCTGCGAGCTAGCCCTAAGCGACACTAGCCGCCACGCACGCTTTAGGTTGGCTAGCCTGGTTCGCACTTACCGCAGCCTTGGTGAGTTTGACGCCGCTTTTAGCTTTCGTAGCTCGCTTGCCTCACGAGTGGCGTTGCGATTTTTGCGCACCAAGCACCGCTTTAGCTTTAGGCGTGATAAAAGCAGCACCGCTCACCAAGCACAGAGGTATTTTGACTTTATTAAAGCTAGCCTTTTAAGCCTGCAAAAAAGGGGATTTTTAAATTTAAACCAAGCCTTTTTTGGCGATGAGGCAGAGTTAAAAAATGCCAGCCAGCCAGCCATTAATCAAGGCGCAAAAAATAGCCACATATTTTTAGGCACGCCACAAATGAGCCAGCCAGAGCCAAAAAAGGCCACGTCTCAAACGAGCAAGCCCCAGCAAGCAAACAGCGGACAAGCTTTAAATTTAATTAACCACGCCCAGCCAGAGAGCCAATTAAATTTAAAAGCGGCGCGGCAAGCCAGCCAACTAAATTTAACCCACCCCCAGCTTTTTTTGCCCTTTGCGCCGCATAAATTTGCTCGCCCCACACTTGGCATAAACGCCGGTGCTAGCTACGGAAGTGCCAAGCGGTGGCTGCCCGAGCGGTTTGCTAGCGTTGCGGCAGAGCTAGCTGGGCAGTTTGAAATCGTGATTTTTGGTGGCAAGGCAGAGAGCGAAATCTGCGGCGAGATAGAGCGGCTGCTAGCCCAAAATGGCGTGGCGGCTAAAAACTTAGCTGGCAAAACAAGCATCGCCAAGCTTTGTTCGCTTATTGCTGGACTTGGCCTATTTATCACCAACGACAGCGGTCCAATGCACATCGCAGCGGCTTATAAAGTGCCTACAATCGCCATTTTTGGCAGCACAAAAGATGACGAGACAAGCCCCTTTGACAACCCAAACGCCCGCATTGTAAAGCTTAATCCACCATTAAAATGTATGCCCTGTATGAAGCGTGCCTGCCCCCTAAAAACACACGAATGTATGGATAAAGTCACCGCCCAAATGGTGCTAGACGAGGCGAGAAGGCTGCTTAAAATAAGCCAAATTTAA
- the accD gene encoding acetyl-CoA carboxylase, carboxyltransferase subunit beta gives MSFTDIFKIRKTQPARSEAPSHWVKCDKCGSLMYYKETASNFNVCPKCGHHMRLSPSERIRLICDEGSFVEYDGGLRPIDPLKFVDKKSYKKRISEGEEKTGRASSVIAGEGTCEGKALQLVVFDFGFMGGSLASVEGEKILRAVRRAIDKRQPLVIVSASGGARMQESTFSLMQMSKTSAALKLLSDAKLPFISIMTDPTMGGVSASFAWLGDIIMAEPGALIGFAGERVIKQTIGADLPEGFQRSEFLLEHGLIDAIIPRNEHKKFISDMIGLLCDANRSA, from the coding sequence ATGAGTTTTACCGATATTTTTAAGATTAGAAAGACCCAGCCTGCTCGTTCTGAAGCCCCATCTCACTGGGTAAAGTGCGATAAATGCGGCTCTCTTATGTATTATAAAGAAACAGCAAGCAACTTTAACGTCTGCCCAAAATGCGGACACCACATGAGGCTAAGCCCCAGTGAGCGCATAAGGTTAATTTGCGATGAGGGTAGCTTTGTAGAGTATGACGGTGGGCTTAGACCTATAGATCCGCTTAAATTTGTAGATAAAAAATCATACAAAAAGCGTATATCTGAAGGCGAGGAGAAAACTGGCAGAGCAAGCTCAGTCATAGCTGGAGAGGGTACTTGCGAGGGCAAGGCGCTTCAGCTTGTTGTGTTTGATTTTGGATTTATGGGTGGCTCACTTGCTTCTGTTGAGGGTGAGAAAATCCTGCGAGCAGTACGCCGCGCAATCGACAAACGCCAGCCTCTAGTCATAGTAAGCGCAAGTGGTGGCGCGCGTATGCAAGAAAGCACTTTCTCTCTCATGCAAATGAGTAAAACAAGTGCTGCACTAAAGCTGCTATCAGACGCAAAATTGCCATTTATCTCGATAATGACAGACCCGACTATGGGCGGCGTGTCGGCTAGCTTTGCGTGGCTTGGGGATATTATAATGGCAGAACCTGGCGCACTAATAGGCTTTGCGGGTGAGCGTGTGATAAAGCAGACTATAGGTGCTGATTTGCCAGAGGGCTTTCAAAGATCTGAGTTTTTATTAGAGCATGGGCTAATAGACGCGATTATACCACGAAATGAGCATAAAAAATTCATATCAGATATGATAGGCTTACTCTGTGATGCAAATCGTAGTGCATAG